From one Triticum urartu cultivar G1812 chromosome 3, Tu2.1, whole genome shotgun sequence genomic stretch:
- the LOC125549384 gene encoding uncharacterized protein LOC125549384: MAPPVRDRTMYRHHLCLCFILLASTATLSAAVTASSYSTACPSLAPAQDRHTDGDDAVALIRSFQISGGQFSGGADGLFSPVDDPYKARPFHFLPHGASRTDDPALVHLTGTLTIFGPRSWRRGSHQYYSEAASIAFVLDGYHSSASRELCMVGTGTEHAVDGSVKQYHDAVLRLHVPSPPSLADPLVSGSMEGSSDLGTISLLAYAGGDHYKYDDSGRAACSPGPSMLPASGSLRALGGVNSVCAHLKEQLMISYRLEHGRTVLPRMRVNQMQCSADGAALHAYAVLFNDTRPTERGYRRRRFLVGDEALVADGHWDESRRMLCLRACRVTLPAPASAPVVDCGIGMSFWLPAVWTMREKRAVAGMLWNSSQADTESMSIIDDQRSNANISDVKYSYNDTMLEEARKHHQKISNGKKMIGSDSFPDFNSSNGDAEFSFQALDIRGQAYPVTIGLRMVADNILADDDASSRRWVVFGSTPTTAAARRAVVDDMKEDLLNVSYVIRYSAPGDKIRVRPSNAAHYSNYSVEKRKILAEGIYDRKRGILCMVGCQERTGSTDCQTLVTVQFASLGSKVPEHGSGAISSLRDKTDRLFFAKINFTMHGMYSAQVANAISRMDMESVMLVASTTLSCVFTILQILHTKRNPEAAPATSVTMLAVLTMEFLAPLVLNSEALFASRRSQYHELHPTSRRIEMNEVMMRAPTLIAFVLQLRLLQLAWSGRRTSTMSEWTVLWICLPLYALGGIVAAVVHVINARASTIGMAGWRVTIWQDLVSYAGLILDGFLLPQVILNASLGASRARAISPWFYMGGTMLRLMPHAYDVVRAQIYKPSMRSSKLYASPHDDLFGAAWDMVIPCGVALLAFLLFLQQRLPGTESLPSQRSRSSGYQMVSNI, from the coding sequence ATGGCGCCACCAGTGAGGGATCGCACCATGTACAGGCACCACCTCTGCTTGTGCTTCATTCTTCTTGCGTCCACGGCCaccctctccgccgccgtcacGGCTTCCTCTTACTCCACTGCCTGCCCCTCCCTGGCACCGGCTCAGGACCGCCACACCGACGGCGACGACGCCGTTGCACTCATCCGCTCCTTCCAAATCTCCGGCGGCCAGTTCTCCGGGGGCGCCGACGGCCTGTTTTCCCCCGTCGACGACCCCTACAAAGCCCGCCCGTTCCACTTCCTTCCACACGGCGCGTCCCGCACGGACGACCCGGCTCTCGTTCACCTCACCGGTACCTTGACCATCTTTGGTCCCCGCAGCTGGCGCCGTGGAAGCCACCAGTATTACAGCGAGGCCGCGTCCATCGCCTTCGTCCTCGACGGTTACCACTCCTCGGCCTCGCGCGAGCTCTGCATGGTCGGGACCGGCACCGAGCACGCCGTCGACGGTTCTGTCAAGCAGTACCATGACGCCGTCCTCCGCCTCCATGTCCCCAGCCCTCCCAGCCTCGCCGATCCTTTAGTGTCCGGCAGCATGGAGGGCTCCTCCGACCTCGGGACCATCAGCCTCCTCGCGTACGCCGGGGGCGACCACTACAAGTACGACGACTCCGGGCGTGCGGCCTGCAGTCCCGGGCCATCGATGCTGCCGGCCAGTGGCTCGCTCCGGGCGCTCGGCGGTGTCAACTCCGTGTGCGCCCACCTGAAAGAACAGCTCATGATCTCCTACAGGTTGGAGCATGGCCGCACCGTGCTTCCGCGGATGCGCGTCAACCAGATGCAGTGCAGCGCGGACGGCGCCGCCTTGCACGCATACGCGGTGCTCTTCAATGACACCAGGCCGACCGAGAGGGGCTACCGTCGACGCCGCTTCTTGGTCGGCGACGAGGCCTTGGTGGCCGACGGGCACTGGGACGAGTCTCGGCGCATGCTCTGCCTCAGAGCGTGCCGGGTTACGCTACCGGCGCCGGCGTCTGCTCCGGTGGTCGACTGCGGGATCGGGATGAGCTTCTGGCTCCCAGCAGTGTGGACGATGCGGGAAAAGAGAGCGGTGGCCGGGATGCTCTGGAACTCTAGCCAAGCCGACACTGAATCGATGTCGATCATCGACGACCAAAGAAGCAACGCCAACATCTCCGACGTGAAGTACAGCTACAACGACACGATGCTGGAGGAGGCCAGGAAACATCACCAGAAGATCAGCAATGGGAAGAAGATGATAGGGTCAGACTCTTTCCCAGATTTCAACTCTAGTAACGGTGACGCTGAGTTTAGTTTCCAGGCGCTAGACATCAGGGGGCAGGCCTACCCAGTCACAATTGGGTTACGGATGGTCGCCGACAATATTCTGGCCGACGACGATGCCTCCTCCCGGCGTTGGGTGGTCTTCGGGAGCACGCCCACCACCGCCGCGGCCCGGCGTGCGGTGGTTGACGACATGAAGGAGGACCTGCTGAATGTCAGCTATGTCATACGCTACTCCGCTCCAGGTGACAAGATCAGGGTGCGTCCTAGCAATGCGGCCCACTACTCAAACTATAGCGTTGAGAAAAGAAAGATCTTGGCAGAGGGCATTTATGACCGGAAGAGGGGCATCCTGTGCATGGTCGGCTGCCAAGAGCGCACCGGCTCGACGGATTGTCAGACACTGGTAACGGTGCAGTTCGCTTCCCTTGGTTCCAAGGTGCCGGAGCACGGAAGTGGGGCGATCAGCAGCCTCAGAGACAAGACCGATCGCCTCTTCTTTGCGAAGATCAACTTCACCATGCACGGGATGTACTCCGCGCAAGTGGCCAACGCCATATCGAGGATGGACATGGAAAGCGTCATGCTTGTGGCCTCGACGACGCTCTCGTGTGTCTTCACCATCCTGCAGATCCTTCACACCAAGAGGAACCCGGAGGCGGCTCCGGCGACATCGGTGACCATGCTCGCCGTGCTCACCATGGAGTTCCTCGCCCCTCTCGTGCTCAACTCGGAGGCCCTGTTCGCAAGCAGGAGGAGCCAGTACCATGAGTTGCACCCCACGAGCCGGAGGATCGAGATGAACGAGGTCATGATGAGGGCGCCTACACTGATCGCCTTCGTGTTGCAGCTGCGCCTTCTCCAGCTCGCGTGGTCCGGCCGACGCACATCCACCATGTCCGAGTGGACCGTGTTATGGATATGCCTGCCGTTGTACGCCCTCGGAGGAATCGTGGCCGCGGTCGTCCACGTGATCAACGCCCGCGCCTCCACGATCGGCATGGCCGGATGGCGGGTGACGATCTGGCAGGACCTTGTGTCGTACGCGGGGCTGATACTGGATGGCTTCCTTCTCCCGCAGGTCATCCTAAACGCGTCCTTGGGAGCGTCCAGAGCTCGGGCGATCTCGCCGTGGTTTTACATGGGGGGCACCATGCTCCGCTTGATGCCTCATGCGTATGATGTAGTCAGGGCCCAGATCTACAAGCCGAGCATGCGCTCTTCCAAATTGTACGCGAGCCCCCACGACGATCTGTTCGGCGCCGCTTGGGACATGGTTATACCGTGCGGGGTGGCGTTGCTGGCCTTCTTGTTGTTCTTGCAGCAGCGACTTCCAGGCACCGAATCACTTCCTTCGCAGAGGAGCAGATCGAGTGGATATCAGATGGTGTCTAACATTTAA